In Oncorhynchus tshawytscha isolate Ot180627B linkage group LG01, Otsh_v2.0, whole genome shotgun sequence, the genomic stretch ATacaaaggagagggggaaggtcaTCCTGGAGTAGTTGTCTATTAAGTGGGGATTCTCCACATGGCAACAGTTTGCAGCTTTGCGCAGGAACTTGCGGAGGAGGACCAGGACAGTGAGGCAGCGATTGGGGGGCTCCTCAGGAGACTCGGGCTTGGGCTCGCTGCCAGTGGGGCTGGAGGGGCCCAGTTCCAGCTCTGCCATGGGCGCTGAGACTGCAGCAGCTTTCTCCTTACGCCTCTTGGCCCTATTGTTTTCAGCGGCGATGGTAGTGACCATGCCGTTCATCTCCTCGTCAAAGCCTCCCATCTGGTGACCGtactggaggggagggggagagagaggggggcacagTGAGATGTGTGATGATACATATTAAAGCACCAAACAACTGATGCTATTgactgaaatgaaaaaaaaaggaCGTGATACTTACATTAATAGTGTGTGCGACATCGCAGAAGACAAGAAATTACAAAGTTGATGACGATTCTGataatgatgaggatgatgacaatgatgatgatgataataatgatgcTGATGATGACGATCAAGATCATAAAAACGACGGCAATGACGATGCTAATGATGATTACAGCGACAATAACAATGATGATGAACGTGACAATGATAACCGCACCACTGTTGATAACAAACGCCGAAGGCCTCACCATGACAATGTTGGCGTCGGGGTGGTTGAGGGTGCAGAAGTGGGCCACCGCGTACTCGATCAGGGCTCCGAAGATGAAGCTGAAGCAGATGCCCAGGTACACATCGATGGCCTTGATGAAACAGTTGGCGTTGGGCAGGGACGTCCTGGCACCCATCATCAACGTGGTCATGGTCAGAACCGTGGTCACTCCTGTCACAAACCACGGCACAATGGGTGGATGAGTCATTTAATATTTGAAAGCGTCAAGATCGCCAGTTTTCCTTTCAattcacaaacaacaacaaatgacAAAGTTATAGAGTTTAATGATGAACTACCAATAGGATTCAGCTTGAGTTGAGTTGCCTGGCCTTAATACACCAGGCGAGATGTGTACtctatactacagtaatataaaggTAGGCTACCAGGAGTATGATATACTTGTGGAACATCCTGCTTTCTCTAACCGCCAGCATTCTACACGTTTTCAGACAGCCAAATAGCTTCcgatcagcaggtttgcatggagGAGAGTGTGATAGGGTGGGAAAGGCATGGATCTGATTGGTGAGTGTGCTTCCTGGTTTAAGGAACTGTGGTTTACCGATGCAGACCCTTGCAGGGACGGAAGACTGGCTGATCCAGAAGGACACCCAGGACAGGACCACTAGCAGGCTAGAGGGAACATACGTCTCTAGGATGAAGTACAGGATGCTTCTCTTCAGCTCAAAGTGGAAGATCAGCTTGGGGTAGTggcctgtgagagagagagagagacagcagagagacattAGAATGAGTGTGCTAATAAAACCCAAGGGTTCCTTTACTACCAACTATcaatttaaagggatagttcacccaatttacaaaatgacatattggtttTCTTACCCTGTATgaagtctatggacaaggtagtTACAGATATTAGCATTTTTGTTGCGcatcatgttcaaatcatctaTAAGTGACTTTGTTTCAACTTCACAATACATTTCTGATACTTTCGGATGATTTGGATGATGCGGTGAAAAATTGTAATATCGGTACCATGACTTGAacgggatttgtgccacaaatgctaaaacgtttGCAAATGGAAACACTGTCAAGGAAAtgaaaccaaagcatggattacGGTCATACCTTgcccatagactgcttacagggtgaGGACACtaaatgtgtcattttgtaacGTGGGTGAACCTTCCCTTTAAAAGATGAACATGGCTAACAACTGTCACAAGAGACCAAATCTAAACAGTTGCCCAAAATAGTTGTGAAAGGATAACGAAAGGATAATGTTAGAGGTACAGTAGGAGTTGAAAGTCGAACCTGTTTCATAGATGGCCTCAGACGCAGAGGTGTAGTGGTCCTCTACTGTGTACTGGGCCAGACGCAGCGTGTCCAAACCACTGACCGACTCGTTCCCTCTGGTCCAGTAGAACATCACATCGTTGGTGTTGTAGCCccctgtaaatatatatatatatatatatatatatatattgagagagagatagttaatGGGGGTCTATTAGACTAAGCGACTACATGTTTTGCAGTAACACTTCATCACACATACCAGTGTACTATTTCTTATACATCTAATAGAAACACAATCGGTCATCCATAAAACAATGAATAAAGGTTAGCTGGCTACTGAGCTGTAAGTGTGTGACAGCCACAGGCAAACTTTAAAAAATTTAAACATTTTATTCAATAATAGTAGCATACAGTAGCAACAGCCCTCCATTGCTCATTCGTGAAGCACTGTGACATCCGGCAGGAGTGAATAGGAAATGCTAATGCAAATGCAGCCTTACttcaagagagggagagagaaggggaaaaaagaGGGCAAGAAGGCAACGACAGCAGTTGATTCATACATATTTCAGGTCTTATATTATGTCAGTACCTTACATAATCCTACAGAGCAGTTTACATGGGATTTAGAAGACCTCACAGTGACACTGTAAAACAACGTATATTGAATTTATGAGCAAGCTGTTTACTGTATAAAGCCACAAGCTATAAAGTACTGGCAGTTTTTCTTCCTGATAATCTGGGTACAGCACCGAAACTGACCTGGGGTTCAAATAATATCTGAAATCATTTATAGTACTTCAAATGTGCTTGACTGAGCTTGCCTGTTGAAATGGAACCAAATGAAAAGTCCCGAAAAATGCGTAGCCTGCCTACCTGGCACATCTGGTGGGGTTAAGCAAATGTTCAAAGGATTTGAAagagttcaaatagtatttgaacccaggtctgctccgAAACAGTTTTCTAACCTCACGTAGATCATGCCTTTGGAGATTCATTATGAGACGTAGTTCAGTAATTGACCTGCAGAGGACGATGTGGCATAAGAAGCCCTACGAGGCGActgacaggaggaggagaaattTCTGTGTCCCAGAAATTATCCTGGGACACAGAGGATCCCCATCT encodes the following:
- the LOC112250270 gene encoding gamma-aminobutyric acid receptor subunit pi-like — protein: MMAVLRSGGRVFIMLLISRMLENSLLSAEVKEGEILPPTIQKLMKGYNKYLRPFFDNGPVTVGMSLDVASIDTISEINMDYTATIFLRQRWTDERLVFEGNKSLSLDGRLVELLWVPDTFIVDSKKSFLHDITVENRLIRIFPNGTVLYALRITTTVACNMDLTKYPMDKQTCTLQLESWGYNTNDVMFYWTRGNESVSGLDTLRLAQYTVEDHYTSASEAIYETGHYPKLIFHFELKRSILYFILETYVPSSLLVVLSWVSFWISQSSVPARVCIGVTTVLTMTTLMMGARTSLPNANCFIKAIDVYLGICFSFIFGALIEYAVAHFCTLNHPDANIVMYGHQMGGFDEEMNGMVTTIAAENNRAKRRKEKAAAVSAPMAELELGPSSPTGSEPKPESPEEPPNRCLTVLVLLRKFLRKAANCCHVENPHLIDNYSRMTFPLSFVFINLLYWTYYLYL